CCGGGAATCACCGTGCGGTTCGGATCCTGGCGAATAACGTTTTCATCCACCAGTTCTTCCACAACAACAATCACTCGCCGCGCGGCAAATGCTGCTTCTTTTTGCACGCCGTATAGACCCCAAATTTGCGTGTTGCCTTGCGCATCGGCGCGTTGCGCATGCACAATCGCCACATCGGGATTGAGCGCAGGCACGACGTAAAGCACTTCGCCGGTATACGGGCAGGTTACCGTTCGAATCAAGGGATTGACGATCGGCAAGTCGGTGCCTTTATAACTGCGCAACGGCATAAACGGCAGCTTGGCCGCGCCCGCCACGAAGCGTTGCGCCATGCCGAAGTGTGAATATTCCTCCAGCTCGATTGGATGCGGCTTGCCTTTCTCCACCGCGCGGCGCAGCGCATGCAATGGCCCAACGCCGGGGTTGCCGGCCCAGGAAAAAATCATTTTTCCTACGCAGCCTGCCGCAATCATCTGATCATAAATCAAATCCGGCGTCAGGCGGCATACCGTGAGATTCTGCCGGCGTTGCCGGATGATCTCATGCCCGGCGGCAAAACAGATGAGATGGGTAAAGCCTTCGATCGCAATCGTATCACCATCATGCACGTTTTTCATGACGGCTTCCGACATCGACATGACTTTCGAGTTGGAAATGCTCATGACTCTCTCATTATCGCTTCGTTAGAGATGTTGCCAGCGTTGCTCGCCGCCGCTGGTTTATCATGTCTCGTGGCAGACATGATAAACCAACAGACAGCAACGAGCAACAAGAAAACCTCTGTCAATCACTTCTGAATGGTGCGGCTCTGTTCGCGCATGAATTGCTGCACATAATACGGCCCGCATCCGCCCTTGCCGCTGCCGCCCGAACCCTTCCAACCGCAGAAGGAATTCACGCCGGGCCACGCGCCGGTTGTCGCGCCGCTGCGGCGATTGGCATAGGTCACGCCCGCTTCGATATTGTCGAAGAAATAAGCCAGCTCCTTCTTGTTCTTGGTGTAAATGCCGGCGGTAAGGCCATACTCTACATTATTGCTCAATTGCACGCCTTCTTCCAGGGATTCCATCTCGCCCACCGCCAGAAATGGCAGAAACAATTCCTCTTTGAAGATGCGATGATCACGCGGCAAATCATCGACAATGGTCGGCTCAACAAAGTAGCCGTTGGAAAAATTGCCCTCACGCAATTGGTCGCCGCCGGTGAGAATCGTTCCGTCGCGCCGCGCTTCTTCCGCTGCTGCGGCAAATTTATCATAGGCCTTTTGGTTGACCAGCGGGCCCATAAAAACGTCGCGCTCAATGGGATCGCCAATTTTGATAGCCGCGGTTTTCCGCAGGAGCAGCTCGAGAAACTTGTCTTTCACTTTTTTGTGAACATAAACGCGTGAGCAGGCGCTGCATTTCTGCCCCTGCAATCCAAACGCTGACTTCATCACACCATCAGACGCCACCTCGAGATCCGCGCTGGGCATCACGATCGCAGGGTTCTTGCCGCCCAACTCAAGAATCACCGGTTTGATATAGTCCCGGTTGAACTCTTGAAAAATTTTCATGCCCACAGCTTTTGATCCGGTGAAGACAATGCCATTGAGCAAAGGGTGGCTTATCAGAATATTACCCATGTGGCGATCACCCGCAACAAAGTTGACAACACCGGGAGGCATGCCCGCAGCAATATAAATCTCCGCCAAACGCCCGGTGATCCACGGCGTATCAACAGACGATTTATACACCAGCGTATTGCCGCCGAGTAAAACACCGGCGCTCATGCCGGTGGGCAGCGCCAGGGGAAAATTAAACGGCGCAATCATCGCCCAGACGCCATAAGGCCGCAAAACCGAGCGCGTATCCTCCTTGGGTGAAAGTTTACCGAGTGGTTTTAAAAAGCCTTTGGCATCGAGCAACTGCTTGGCATAATAATCCAGCAAGTCGGCGGACTCTTCCACATCGCCCATGGATTCCAGTCGGTTTTTGCCGACTTCAAACGCCATGATTGCGGCCAGCGTAAATTTGTCTTTGCGAATAAGGGCAGCCGCCTTCTGAACAATCTTTGCGCGCTTTTGGTAATCGGTTGCCGCCCATTTCGGGAACGCCTCTTTGGCTGCGCGCACGGCGGCATCGACTTCGTCCGAGGTTCCCTCGCGGAAATAAGCCAAATCAATGCTCGTGTCCACCGGACTTTTGCTGGCAAACGTTTGCCCGGCGCCGGCGACTGCTTGATTGTTGATGTAATGCGGATGCGATTCGCCAAAGTGTCCTCGCACTTTGTCCAGCGCGCGATCAAATTCGCGATGAAACTTTTCCATATCCGCGCCGAGCGTGGAATAGGTGATTTTAAACTGCTTTTTTGCAGCCATGGAAAACTCTCCTCTCTCAGATGAAGTTTAACATTCTTCTGGCCGCCGCCCTTGTCATCCGATGGGCACTTTCGCGGCCACCACATTCATGCTCTGCTCCAGCACATTCACAATTTCCTCAATTTGTTCCCGCGTCACAATAAACGGCGGCGCGAGCAAAATGCCGTCGCCATTTGTACCGTCAACATGTCCGGCGTTGGTCCAGATGATCAAGCCGCGCGCCAATGCCTCAGTGGCAATCTTCTCAACGACTTTTAGATTGCGTGCGAATGGCGCGCGCGTCGCTTTATTCGCCGTTAATTCGATTCCAGCGAGCAAGCCTTTGCCGCGAATTTCGCCGACAAACGGATGATCTTCCAGACGTTTGAGAACGGCATGAAGAACATTCCCCATGTCGCGGCAGCGCTCGACGAGATGATGTTCTTGCAGATAACGAATGGTTGCAAGTCCGGCAGCGCATGCCACGGGATGATGCGCAAAAGTTTGTGCGTGCAAAAAATCACCGCCGCTGTTGTAGAGGGCTTCGATCAACTCGCCGCGCGCCAGCATGGCGGAAAGCGGAACATAACCGCCGGTGAGGCCTTTCCCGGCAAGCAAAATGTCCGGCGCTGCGCCCGTGCCCGTTATCGCAAACCAATCGCCGGTGCGGCCCATGCCGCAAAGAATTTCATCGGCGATGAACAACAGATCATATTTGCGGCAAATCTCCACAACGCGAGGATAATATTCCGCCGGCGGAACCATGCCGCTGCCGGTCGAGCCGAGCACCGGCTCCGCCAAAAACGCGGCAACGGTATCCGGTCCCTCCTGTTGAATTGCCAGCTCCAACTCGTTCGCGCATTCATAATCACATTGCGGAAACGTTTTGCCCCAGGGACAACGATAACAAATCGGCGGCGGAATTTTGGGATGAT
This genomic stretch from Cytophagia bacterium CHB2 harbors:
- a CDS encoding CoA transferase subunit A, encoding MSMSEAVMKNVHDGDTIAIEGFTHLICFAAGHEIIRQRRQNLTVCRLTPDLIYDQMIAAGCVGKMIFSWAGNPGVGPLHALRRAVEKGKPHPIELEEYSHFGMAQRFVAGAAKLPFMPLRSYKGTDLPIVNPLIRTVTCPYTGEVLYVVPALNPDVAIVHAQRADAQGNTQIWGLYGVQKEAAFAARRVIVVVEELVDENVIRQDPNRTVIPGMIVNAVVVEPFGAHPSFAQGYYDRDNDAYIAWDDISKDEQKMADYLNEWIYDLPDRAAYWQKLGPEVHKRLTVQQRMSGEVNYGF
- a CDS encoding aldehyde dehydrogenase family protein, translated to MAAKKQFKITYSTLGADMEKFHREFDRALDKVRGHFGESHPHYINNQAVAGAGQTFASKSPVDTSIDLAYFREGTSDEVDAAVRAAKEAFPKWAATDYQKRAKIVQKAAALIRKDKFTLAAIMAFEVGKNRLESMGDVEESADLLDYYAKQLLDAKGFLKPLGKLSPKEDTRSVLRPYGVWAMIAPFNFPLALPTGMSAGVLLGGNTLVYKSSVDTPWITGRLAEIYIAAGMPPGVVNFVAGDRHMGNILISHPLLNGIVFTGSKAVGMKIFQEFNRDYIKPVILELGGKNPAIVMPSADLEVASDGVMKSAFGLQGQKCSACSRVYVHKKVKDKFLELLLRKTAAIKIGDPIERDVFMGPLVNQKAYDKFAAAAEEARRDGTILTGGDQLREGNFSNGYFVEPTIVDDLPRDHRIFKEELFLPFLAVGEMESLEEGVQLSNNVEYGLTAGIYTKNKKELAYFFDNIEAGVTYANRRSGATTGAWPGVNSFCGWKGSGGSGKGGCGPYYVQQFMREQSRTIQK
- a CDS encoding aspartate aminotransferase family protein; its protein translation is MNPNSQFSYPHGNVLYRKLRYEFPMMVAGEGVYLFDANGKRYIDASGGAIVSNVGHGNQVIANAIAQQAAKLAYVSGLQFTHEPVEALATALCEIAPPGLTRAFFLSGGTEATEAAMKLARQYWMAKGKKSKYKIISRLPSYHGNTFGSMGVSGRQAYRVQFQNMYVDHPKIPPPICYRCPWGKTFPQCDYECANELELAIQQEGPDTVAAFLAEPVLGSTGSGMVPPAEYYPRVVEICRKYDLLFIADEILCGMGRTGDWFAITGTGAAPDILLAGKGLTGGYVPLSAMLARGELIEALYNSGGDFLHAQTFAHHPVACAAGLATIRYLQEHHLVERCRDMGNVLHAVLKRLEDHPFVGEIRGKGLLAGIELTANKATRAPFARNLKVVEKIATEALARGLIIWTNAGHVDGTNGDGILLAPPFIVTREQIEEIVNVLEQSMNVVAAKVPIG